One window from the genome of Halonatronomonas betaini encodes:
- a CDS encoding DEAD/DEAH box helicase has translation MDSKLQIRDKSNIIYERLKEKFTRNLMNFDDYEIDDNLSEFANIFSRFLHAMYNSDSGRNKSDFDTSYFLNFTDQYLSRLSKDDLFNFYNQLVALSSKGLINGKINDIKLLLSEIDLTDFDYYDYNWLEILYLETMRLYLLIVRQGNNFEDIDKINLKIGQLKNIQENQENMMLEDKPLSQMEIAQLVVLYNIIAALNEVNSFLEKGKPAQIEVKIEKFHDNIRDVMSHGLDSMFQYSIENIIKGLEYLIKNSIWKQLKTGTRADIFIEEMVARGSENPIFQLLPSQVEAFNKGITDPRKSSIVVQMHTSAGKSFLAHYLIAQALQYNRDTEIAYVVPTRALVHQSLHDLRNTFKNMDYNIEATIPAYELDKVEEELLDEKIDILVTTPEKLNLLVRSNHESVKRLSFVVIDEAHNISDENRGIALEFLLATLKRKNDFIRTVLLTPFIKGDTNRELIADWLGGDRGLPVYSKWRPTRQLISILNRFKPDGERYYNFELETIKPEQSDEDFEYTEFKEEITFSTPKPDNYKTMATKIAKRFIDKGAVMILAESPFHAEMQACHLANSIDLKKDLSDDMKIFIKFIKEELGDDHELINCLEKGVAFHHSGLSEEVKILIEKFITRGDINYIVGTTTLAQGMNFPISTVVFRTIFFPRAYQANEEMDPDVFWNIAGRAGRVFKDYVGRVIFLVDDSEKRYKEIKSFINKQGSGINSAIFETIKNLDELSVRFNRDLVSDNQALSQLLQFISSTLNIMDISEEISDSPEDVIDELLRLSLAYKQLSEKGEAERRKLLGFAKKYLNYLQDKDNWKSIADLVDKTGFSSMTVDYLLSQKNDLPDFRRINLDNIVSKPEQMAGLIKILSGVPEINLGLGKTGDFNSVLVAQITNAWINGHSLIDIHNNLIKTSNIGKTNLRKTIRYIYQTITGKVSWGVGAMQSIALSDDEETDDILNLPSMIYYGVPDDKGVALRMAGLPRRLAVNFSKKIPDSEFSIKEMKLSGTRKWLETLSLDKWQKYSRGTGLEGNEWKRIWEILE, from the coding sequence TTGGACTCTAAATTACAGATAAGAGATAAAAGTAATATTATTTATGAAAGATTAAAAGAGAAATTCACTCGGAATTTAATGAACTTTGATGATTATGAGATTGATGATAATTTGAGTGAGTTTGCAAATATCTTTTCTCGGTTTCTTCATGCTATGTATAATTCAGATTCTGGTAGAAATAAAAGTGATTTTGATACATCATATTTTTTGAATTTTACTGATCAATATTTAAGTAGGCTCTCTAAAGATGATTTATTTAACTTTTATAATCAATTGGTTGCTCTTTCATCAAAGGGTTTAATTAATGGGAAAATAAATGATATAAAACTATTATTATCTGAAATAGATCTTACTGACTTTGATTATTATGACTATAATTGGTTAGAAATTTTATACTTGGAAACTATGAGATTATATTTATTAATTGTTCGACAGGGCAATAATTTTGAAGATATTGATAAAATAAATTTAAAAATTGGGCAACTTAAAAATATTCAAGAGAACCAGGAAAATATGATGCTTGAAGATAAACCACTTTCTCAAATGGAAATAGCACAATTAGTTGTTTTATATAATATAATTGCAGCTTTAAATGAAGTTAATAGTTTTTTGGAGAAGGGTAAACCTGCTCAAATTGAGGTAAAAATTGAAAAATTTCATGATAATATTAGAGATGTTATGAGCCATGGACTTGATTCTATGTTTCAATATTCTATTGAAAATATTATTAAAGGTCTTGAATATTTAATAAAAAATAGTATATGGAAACAACTTAAAACTGGAACTAGAGCTGATATATTTATTGAAGAAATGGTAGCCAGAGGTTCTGAAAATCCTATTTTTCAATTATTACCATCACAAGTTGAAGCTTTTAATAAAGGTATCACTGATCCTAGAAAATCTTCTATTGTTGTTCAGATGCATACTAGTGCTGGAAAAAGTTTTTTAGCTCATTACCTGATTGCTCAGGCTTTACAATATAATAGAGATACAGAAATTGCTTATGTGGTCCCTACAAGAGCATTAGTTCACCAATCATTACATGATTTAAGGAATACTTTTAAAAATATGGATTATAATATTGAGGCTACAATTCCTGCTTATGAGCTTGATAAAGTGGAGGAGGAATTATTAGACGAAAAAATTGATATTCTAGTGACAACTCCAGAGAAATTAAATTTACTTGTCAGGTCTAATCATGAATCAGTTAAAAGGTTATCTTTTGTAGTTATAGATGAGGCCCATAATATTTCAGATGAAAATAGAGGAATTGCATTAGAATTTCTTTTGGCTACATTAAAGAGGAAGAATGATTTTATTAGAACTGTATTATTAACTCCTTTTATAAAAGGCGATACAAATAGAGAATTGATAGCTGATTGGCTTGGTGGAGATAGAGGTTTACCAGTTTATAGTAAATGGAGACCTACCCGGCAGTTGATAAGCATTTTAAATAGATTTAAGCCTGATGGAGAGAGGTATTATAATTTTGAACTAGAGACAATAAAGCCAGAACAAAGTGATGAAGATTTTGAGTATACAGAATTTAAAGAAGAAATAACTTTTTCTACTCCAAAACCAGATAATTATAAGACCATGGCTACTAAAATTGCAAAAAGATTTATTGATAAAGGAGCCGTAATGATCCTGGCAGAATCTCCATTTCATGCTGAAATGCAAGCCTGTCATCTTGCTAATTCTATTGATCTTAAAAAAGATTTAAGTGATGACATGAAAATATTTATTAAATTTATTAAAGAAGAATTAGGAGATGATCATGAGTTAATTAATTGTTTGGAGAAAGGGGTAGCTTTTCATCATAGTGGTTTATCTGAAGAAGTTAAGATTTTAATAGAGAAATTTATTACCAGGGGAGATATAAATTATATTGTTGGAACTACTACGCTTGCCCAGGGTATGAATTTTCCGATTTCTACTGTTGTTTTTAGAACTATATTTTTCCCTCGAGCATATCAAGCAAATGAAGAAATGGATCCAGATGTTTTTTGGAATATTGCTGGTCGGGCTGGCAGAGTTTTTAAAGATTACGTTGGGAGAGTAATCTTTTTAGTTGATGATTCTGAAAAACGTTATAAAGAAATAAAAAGTTTTATTAATAAGCAGGGTTCTGGTATTAATTCTGCTATATTTGAAACAATAAAAAATCTTGATGAATTATCAGTAAGATTTAATAGAGATTTAGTTTCTGATAATCAGGCTTTGTCCCAGCTTCTTCAATTTATATCATCAACGTTAAATATTATGGATATTTCAGAAGAGATCAGTGATTCACCGGAAGATGTAATCGATGAATTATTAAGGTTGAGCCTTGCTTATAAACAGTTGTCAGAAAAAGGGGAAGCAGAAAGAAGAAAGTTATTAGGTTTTGCAAAAAAATATTTAAATTATTTGCAGGATAAAGATAACTGGAAAAGTATTGCTGATTTAGTTGATAAGACAGGTTTTAGTTCTATGACTGTTGATTATCTCTTATCGCAGAAGAATGATTTGCCAGATTTCAGAAGAATAAATTTGGACAATATAGTTTCAAAACCTGAACAAATGGCAGGTTTGATTAAAATTTTATCTGGTGTTCCGGAAATAAATTTAGGATTAGGAAAAACCGGTGACTTTAATTCTGTTCTTGTTGCTCAAATTACTAATGCATGGATTAATGGTCATTCTTTAATTGATATTCATAATAATTTAATAAAAACAAGTAATATTGGAAAAACTAATTTGAGAAAAACTATTAGGTATATATATCAGACTATAACAGGTAAGGTTTCATGGGGTGTAGGAGCAATGCAGTCAATTGCTCTATCTGATGATGAGGAAACTGATGATATTTTAAATTTGCCTAGTATGATTTATTATGGGGTTCCAGATGATAAAGGTGTTGCTTTAAGAATGGCTGGTTTACCTAGAAGATTAGCTGTTAATTTCAGCAAAAAAATACCGGATAGCGAATTTTCAATAAAAGAAATGAAACTTTCTGGGACTCGTAAATGGTTAGAGACTCTTTCTTTAGACAAATGGCAAAAATATAGTAGAGGGACTGGTCTCGAGGGTAACGAATGGAAAAGAATTTGGGAGATTTTAGAGTAA